Proteins encoded by one window of Actinocorallia herbida:
- a CDS encoding GntR family transcriptional regulator, which translates to MELPMHERIAVELRRLIATGDLAVGEPVPSEAQLCAQWGASRGPVRQALAALRTEGMIGGGRGKPPVVLRQSLGQPFATFMSFSRWVHGLGRTPGQRTQEIALRPATADVADALDLEEGTQVVQLLRLRLIDDAPTMLERTTFIEPVGRLLLDFDCDSGSLYAHLAAQGVDMSLARHHIDAVAADATDGRLLDVAEGFPLLRESRIARSADGRPVEYSDDRYRPDKVGFTIENSQAAQPALLRSWQAS; encoded by the coding sequence ATGGAGCTTCCCATGCACGAACGGATCGCGGTCGAGCTGCGGCGCCTGATCGCCACCGGCGACCTGGCCGTCGGCGAGCCGGTCCCGTCCGAGGCGCAGCTCTGCGCGCAGTGGGGCGCGTCGCGCGGGCCGGTCCGCCAGGCGCTCGCCGCGCTGCGCACCGAGGGCATGATCGGCGGCGGCCGCGGCAAGCCGCCCGTCGTGCTCCGGCAGTCGCTCGGCCAGCCGTTCGCGACCTTCATGTCGTTCTCGCGCTGGGTGCACGGGCTAGGCCGCACCCCCGGGCAGCGCACCCAGGAGATCGCCCTGCGGCCCGCGACCGCCGACGTCGCCGACGCGCTCGACCTGGAGGAGGGCACCCAGGTCGTCCAGCTCCTGCGGCTGCGCCTCATCGACGACGCGCCGACCATGCTGGAGCGGACCACGTTCATCGAACCGGTCGGCCGCCTCCTGCTGGACTTCGACTGCGACTCCGGCTCCCTGTACGCGCACCTCGCCGCCCAGGGCGTCGACATGTCCCTGGCCCGGCACCACATCGACGCGGTCGCCGCCGACGCCACCGACGGCCGTCTCCTGGACGTCGCCGAGGGCTTCCCGCTGCTGCGGGAGAGCCGGATCGCGCGCAGCGCCGACGGCCGCCCCGTGGAGTACTCCGACGACCGCTACCGGCCCGACAAG